A single region of the Pseudorhodoplanes sp. genome encodes:
- a CDS encoding DUF2267 domain-containing protein has translation MSATGLDVFDKTLQTTHIWLDEIMLDLGPDRQVAWHVLGAVLRALRDRLPMELSAHLAAQLPLLVRGLYFDQWRPSEQPAKSRTREEFFERVAADLKSTRPVNIEHAVRAVFRVINHRLDPGQVQNVREALPQPLQTLWPDTTSHAAA, from the coding sequence ATGAGCGCAACCGGCCTCGATGTTTTCGACAAGACCCTGCAGACAACTCATATCTGGCTGGACGAGATCATGCTCGATCTCGGCCCCGACCGGCAGGTCGCCTGGCACGTGCTGGGCGCGGTATTGCGCGCGCTGCGCGACCGGCTACCGATGGAATTGTCGGCGCATCTCGCCGCGCAATTGCCGCTGCTGGTGCGCGGCCTCTATTTCGATCAATGGCGGCCGAGCGAGCAGCCGGCGAAATCGCGCACGCGCGAAGAATTTTTCGAGCGCGTCGCCGCCGACCTGAAGAGCACCCGCCCGGTGAATATCGAGCATGCGGTGCGCGCGGTGTTCCGCGTGATCAACCATCGCCTCGATCCTGGCCAGGTCCAGAATGTGCGCGAGGCACTGCCGCAACCGCTGCAGACGCTCTGGCCGGACACGACGAGCCACGCCGCCGCCTGA
- a CDS encoding CBS domain-containing protein, producing the protein MKVSEAMTPEVMIADPNQAICDAAKMMADLDAGVLPVGENDRLVGMITDRDIAIRAVAAGKPPTTPIREVMSREVKYCFDDDDLEEIAQNMSDLKVRRLPVLNHEKRLVGILSLGDMALTSGPQPVGGALCGISEPGGAHSQSIGSSGRPASRM; encoded by the coding sequence ATGAAAGTCAGTGAAGCCATGACCCCCGAGGTGATGATTGCCGATCCGAACCAGGCCATCTGCGATGCCGCGAAGATGATGGCCGATCTCGATGCCGGCGTGCTGCCGGTCGGCGAGAATGACCGGCTGGTCGGCATGATCACCGATCGCGACATCGCGATCCGCGCCGTCGCCGCCGGAAAACCACCGACCACGCCGATCCGCGAGGTGATGAGCCGGGAAGTCAAATATTGCTTCGACGACGACGACCTTGAGGAGATCGCGCAGAACATGTCCGACCTCAAGGTGCGCCGTCTGCCGGTGCTCAATCACGAGAAGCGTCTGGTCGGCATCCTCTCCCTCGGCGACATGGCATTGACCAGCGGGCCGCAGCCCGTCGGCGGCGCACTCTGCGGCATCTCCGAACCAGGCGGCGCGCATTCGCAGTCGATCGGGAGCAGCGGCCGTCCCGCCAGCAGAATGTAA